The sequence CGGCCATCGAGCCGGCCAGGCTGAGGGTGGCGAACCACCAGCCGCGCCTGGGCTGGGCCACGCACATCGGCGCCAGCATCACTTCCGGCATCACCGGGAAAATGATCGCCTCGATGAAGCTGAGGATGGTCAGGTAGGTAGGCGCGCGCGGGTGCGCAGCCCAGCTGATGGCCCTGTCATACAGGGGCCCGAAGATCTTCATCGGATTGGATGCTCCTGGTTCAGTCCAGCATGCCCGACAGCAGCGGGACGAAAACAACGGGGGCCAGCACTTCCTGCTCGATGCTGCCATCGGCAGCACGGGTCAGTTGCACCAGCGATTGCGAGCCGGGACCGCCGACCGGGGCCACCAGGCGTCCGCCGACGGCGAGCTGGTCAACCAGCGCATCCACCAGCGCCGGCGCGGCGGCGGTGACGACAATGGCGTCGTACGGACCGTGTTCGGGCCAGCCGATGCGGCCGTCGTCGTGCTTGCTGCGCACGTTCATGCCCAGCTGGCGGAAGCGCTTGCGTGCCTGCCGGAGCAGGTCGCCGATGCGCTCGACGGTATGCACTTCCAGTCCCAGCGCAGCCAGCACCGCGGCCTGGTAGCCCGAGCCGGTGCCGACTTCCAGCACCTTCTTCGGGGCGACCTGCAGCACGGCCTCGGTCATGCGCGCCACCACCCATGGCTGGGAGATGGTCTGGCCATGGCCGATCGGCAGCGCAGTGTCCTCATAGGCACGTGAAGCCAGTGCCTCGTCGATGAACAAGTGGCGCGGCACGACGCGGATGGCGTTGAGCGTGGATTCGTCGCGGATGCCAGCCTCGCGCAGGCGCTCGACCAGGCGGTCGCGCACGCGCTGGGAGGTCATGCCGATACCGACGGCCTCCGGCTGCAGGCGCAGGCGCGGCGTCATGCCGGGCGTTCCAGCGACGCGGTCAGCCCGGCCACCCACGAGGCGACCTTCTCCAGTGCCTGGTAGCGGGTCAGGTCGACCTGGATCGGGGTGATGGAGATGTGGCCGGTACGCACCGCGTGGAAGTCGGTACCGGGGCCGGCGTCCTGCTCGGTGCCGGCCGGGCCGATCCAGTACACGGTGCCGCCGCGCGGATCGGTCTGCGCGATGCAGCCCTCGGCGCGGTGGCGGTTACCCAGGCGGGTGACCTCGAAGCCGCGGATATCGCTCCACGGCAGGTCAGGCACGTTGACGTTGAGGATGGTGTCGGCCGGCAGCGGATCGGCCTTCAGCCGCGCCACGATCTCAACCGCTGCACGCGCCGCGCTCTGGAAGTTCTTCGCTTCGTGGTTGCGGGTGACCAGTGACACCGCCACCGCAGGGAAGCCGAGGAAGCGGCCTTCCATCGCCGCCGACACGGTGCCGGAATAGATCACGTCATCGCCAAGGTTGGCGGCGTTGTTGATCCCCGACACCACGATGTCCGGCTCGTACTCGAGCATGCCGGTCAGCGCCAGGTGCACACAGTCGGTCGGCGTGCCGGCAACGCTGCAGGTGTAGTGGTCGATCCGCTTGAGCCGGATCGGCAGGTCCAGGGTCAGCGAGTTGCTGGCGCCGGAGCGGTCGCGATCAGGGGCCACGACCGTGACCTCGTGGCCGGCGCCACGCAGTTCCTCGGCCAGCATCCTGATGCCGGGGGCGTCGACACCATCGTCGTTTGAAACCAGTACGCGCATGGGACTCCTCGATAACCGCGCCATGATACCGGATGCGTCCGCCCCCTTCTCCCAACCTTCGGCGCTTGTATGCGACGCATGCCGCGTTACGCTGTGGGCATGTCGCATTCAGAAGACGAAGATCCGGCCGCCCTGTTCCGTGCGGCGATCGGCGAGGTCAAGCCACTGCGCAACGTCACCGAGCCGGGCGTGGCCAAGCCGCGGCCGAAGCCGCGCGCGCGCATGGCCGAACGCGACGAGGAGCTGGCGCAGGGCGAGTTCGCGCGGTTGCTGCGTGATTCCACGCCGCTGGAGGC is a genomic window of Stenotrophomonas sp. Marseille-Q4652 containing:
- a CDS encoding protein-L-isoaspartate(D-aspartate) O-methyltransferase, giving the protein MTPRLRLQPEAVGIGMTSQRVRDRLVERLREAGIRDESTLNAIRVVPRHLFIDEALASRAYEDTALPIGHGQTISQPWVVARMTEAVLQVAPKKVLEVGTGSGYQAAVLAALGLEVHTVERIGDLLRQARKRFRQLGMNVRSKHDDGRIGWPEHGPYDAIVVTAAAPALVDALVDQLAVGGRLVAPVGGPGSQSLVQLTRAADGSIEQEVLAPVVFVPLLSGMLD
- the surE gene encoding 5'/3'-nucleotidase SurE, which encodes MRVLVSNDDGVDAPGIRMLAEELRGAGHEVTVVAPDRDRSGASNSLTLDLPIRLKRIDHYTCSVAGTPTDCVHLALTGMLEYEPDIVVSGINNAANLGDDVIYSGTVSAAMEGRFLGFPAVAVSLVTRNHEAKNFQSAARAAVEIVARLKADPLPADTILNVNVPDLPWSDIRGFEVTRLGNRHRAEGCIAQTDPRGGTVYWIGPAGTEQDAGPGTDFHAVRTGHISITPIQVDLTRYQALEKVASWVAGLTASLERPA